A single genomic interval of Helianthus annuus cultivar XRQ/B chromosome 13, HanXRQr2.0-SUNRISE, whole genome shotgun sequence harbors:
- the LOC110902264 gene encoding uncharacterized protein LOC110902264, which yields MAKLGELCGKRVSLRCQLPTEDLDALVTITCDEDLTNLIQEYDRTASLQSIKIRAFLSNPKKCSPAHSTASGSGTCGSSSSTGTPEASPKSPPLSVSNRCVYTSSKSPLNLPLCYNKSAGKVPCYAYRNSNRFCLVPNGSNWQ from the coding sequence ATGGCGAAACTCGGTGAATTGTGCGGGAAGAGAGTGAGTTTGAGGTGTCAGTTGCCTACAGAAGATCTAGATGCTCTTGTTACCATAACATGTGATGAGGATTTGACGAATCTCATTCAGGAATATGATCGAACAGCTTCGCTGCAATCGATTAAAATCCGAGCATTTCTATCAAATCCGAAGAAATGCTCACCGGCTCATTCAACCGCTTCTGGGTCTGGTACTTGTGGATCTAGTTCCTCCACTGGTACACCCGAAGCATCACCGAAATCACCACCTCTGTCAGTCAGTAATCGGTGTGTGTATACGTCGTCAAAATCGCCTTTAAATCTTCCGTTGTGCTACAACAAATCAGCTGGAAAGGTTCCGTGCTACGCTTATCGAAATTCCAATAGGTTTTGCCTTGTTCCTAATGGGAGCAATTGGCAATAA